The stretch of DNA GTTCTCCGGTAAACCAGCTGGCTCAATAACTTCCCTACTGCGTCCCTCAACAGCCACGTGATGCAGGATGGCAATCAGgaggaattttgcaattttcaggGACATttctttgaaactttttttttcaaacaaagagcaaaactaaagaaaatttcagtgTTGTTCAAACAGAGATTATTTTAGCACTGATTTCAGCGCAAAAGAATCACTTTTTAGGAGCATTCCCGATATAATTTATCAATCATCCGGaggatttcatttttaatcctCAAGAGCTTAAGATTCCACACGATTCGTTGCATTTTATTACCTTACCGGCTCgtggggaaaaatatttattattatagaagaaaaccttcaattttacgattttcttgttcgtttgaaaattaatttttacattaaatttattttaaaattgaaaatttaactcATTTATTGCTaccaaaaggagtttattcatttcacaGTGTGATGATAAACTCTCATTCGGACAAATAATTGGGGCatgcattttcatcatttgttttttctaacgtttaatatttcttttttgacatttttgacaCTCTTGTTTTAACGTACGACgtattttttctgatttttgacgtttcttttcaaacgtttgatattttttcaaacgttttatatatttttttctaacttttaatagttttttttttaacgtttgacgtttttcaacaatacatttgaaaatttcccttttcccTCATTGTTATTGAGAGACTTTTCAATTTGATAATTAGTTTCTTTTGACTTCTAAAATAAAACCctgaattttctgaaaatatttaatgcatttaGGCAGCGAAATATACCCACCTTGGTCACGTCTCTCACATTCTTCAGGTCCTTCAGGTAAAAGGAAATATTCTCCGGTTAAAAAGtgagaatatttctttgcCAAGAAGTATGAGTTtcctattaaaaaatattttctaatttatttaattttatatcagAATTTAATCGAAGATAGGACATTaactccttttatttttttgaagacaGAATCCGGTCccaaattcttaaaaaaaaatcactttatcATCAATCTAGGAACTTTATTTGCTCTCTGATAAATACAAATTAGAGGATCTCAGAGACCTTCGACTGGAATGGGTGCATTGATGATTTGATAAATCCACGATAGATAGTACGAGACGTTGACAAAGACATCGGGGAATCCTCCGTGGCAGGGATCCATCCAATGACTCCCAATGGCAACGAGGTGATTATCAAAAAAGTGAATCATTGGTCCTCCTTGATCCCCATGACAGAGCCCAGTGTTGAATTGCTGGCCACACCATGTGCCATTCGTAATGAGGAGGCTACCGAAGATATTTCTGCATTCCTCCAGACTCACCTGGCTCGTGAATCCATACTTTAGCCTATAGGCAGCTGAACCGAAATCATTGGGATCCGTGAGGCCGAATCCGTAGTATCTGTACATTGGGCTGAGGGTGGGATGTTCCGGTGGCAGGGTCATGGGCAAGGCGACAATGGGTGGAATAGCCTCGTGGAGGACGATGATTCCGATGTTATTCTGCAAGAACTGCGGATTGTATTGGTCGTGAATGTGAACAGTGCTTGACTCAAAGTACTGCATTGCATCCCGATCAACACTACCCAGACCCACGTGCCAGTTCACATAACCTTGAATTGCCTGAGCTACAGTCAGGATGTGTTGATTGGTGATGAGGCTGCCCGTGAAGAGGAATCCAAAGGTTGCTTGATGCTCCTGGAAGCTGACAATTGCAGCCACGGATGTTTCATAGTCCGGTGCGGGATTCCCGCCAATTATGAAGCTCTCCGGAAGGCCAGTTTTCACAAGGGTGGAGCACTGAAGGGAGAAAATGcggaacaaattaatttatttatgaagtcagtaaaataaatgattgaGCCAACAAAAGCTCAATCATGATtgaatcaatcaaattgatcaatgattgatcaataattgataaatctaTTGAGAAAGTCAATCGGTTAATCAATTGATGGGCAATCTCGGGTCAATTCggattgctcaataattgatcatctatgcggacctacattgactcaatatcgatactatcaatattgagtcaaatataactcaatcaattattgatcactgattgatcaactattgatcaaatattattttttaatttatcaatcagTTGCTCAATTTAAGCTCAACTATTGATCAATCAATATTGACAATCAACATTGAATCAATATTagctcaataaataaattgatcatGGACTGATCAActattctttgaaatttttatccatttatGCTCAATCATCGGTCAATCATTAGACAACCATCAGTCAAttacacaatttttaatttttactttattaagttttataaaaagtaaaatttattgaaaagtaaCGAATGTTGAATGGGAATTTACATGTTTCAAGGAATAATTGAttatcaatctgattgattaactattgatcaattataaactatcaatcagattgattaaaaattgagcaataattgaTTATCAATCTGTTTGATCAATAGTTGACCAACTGTGCGGAACTACATTGATTCAATATTaagctcaataattgatcaattattggcaaaatttatttactgtgagaaacaaaaaaaaacttttcgcTTGATTGCAATATCTGGGACTTTTAGGGCAAAGTATTCGATGTTGTGGTGTGAACAGAAAGTCCCGAAGTAACTGTTCCTCCACAGAAAGACGTTCAAGAGCTCAGCAGAGCTTCAGTcgttgttttattattttcttggtGATCTTGTTGTGAGTGCGTGTGgggaagaaaatgcaaataaaagtGGATGTAGATAGCCCGGAAGGGATGTACTTTGCCGGAGATAAGATTTCCGGTGTAGTGAGCATCAATGTGGACATCCCGGAAACACTGAAGGTCATCACAGTATCCCTCCGTGGTGTGGCTAAGATTGCATTCCGTGAGGGTATTATGGTGCCATTCTTCTTGGCCTCCAACAATGTCTACTACGACCAACAGACGGTGATCTCCCGCGAAATAATTGTCTTTGCTAATGGTTAGACCATCCCACCTCATCCGTCCTTGTCCAGGAAGTCtctaagaatttctttttattttcttcttcttgttgttgttgtaaatAGCCAGCATGTGCCAAATTATGGAAAAGGGCTCATACACATTTAGCTTCAGTTTCCTCCTTCCCAATTCCATGGTGACATCCTTCAGTGCCTCCCATGGGCATGTCACGTATCACATTGAAGCAGTTGTCCGGAAGCGCTTCTTCACCCAACGCATCCGACGGGAATTGCGGATCTATCAATTCAATGAGGACACACCTCAACTATCATATCGGCCCTTGTCCGTGGAGAAGGTCATCCTACCGCGAATTTCATGCTTCTTCCCGCTTTTCTTCACGCGCCACGATGCAAGGGCACGATGCCAGATTCATATTCCCAGAATctccttctatgccggagaagTAATTCAAGTTAATATTTCTCTGCCGGACTACCAAGCGACCAGTGagttcattttaattatttaaaattgtaaagttattttaaaaaaaagtaatttgttaaattttggccatgaaaattgatgaaatctgaaagattttgccaaattctttttatagtaatttgatattgaaatttacatagattattaaaaaaaaatctgcaaaattttgtttgatttgtGTAACATTTCTgccagaaaaattgatttaagtttgaaaatataaaatatttaaaaagaattcttgcaagaactttatttgaatttgaaaattataataaattattaagaaattcactttatttaaaaaaaaaagtaatttgtagaaatttgctaaatttttgccatgaaaattgatgaaatatttaagtttttgcataattattttaagtataatttaatattgaaaatcataaattattaagaaactcttttaattgagaaattatttttaccatGAAAGATATTTAACACTTAAAGGACAAAAATGGCAGTCTCtgccaatttgattttttaaagcctCATAGAATCTAACCTATCTAAGTTAttatgataaattctacataattATGTAGGAGAATTCAATTACATCAtatttgttaaaagaaaatttggaaaaacctttttttttaaaggaaattaaaggaaaggtgaaagtttgaggttaggatttttgttaaatcttttaattttaaaaagttcttttcttaTAGTATTTCTTAGAGAGATTTAATTATTAGATAAAGAGGTGAAAAGGttgattcattaaaaaaaaatttcttttctttcaaattataaaGATATTAGAAGATTTTGAGAGTTTACTGGGaagattttgttaaaaatcttttattttattacaagatttaaataatctttggtattttatgaaaaatctataagattttgacagttaatttccttctttaatcgtatttttgaaagaaaattaattttccagatCTCTTTTAACAGTTTTGTCTGTGTTCtggaacaaaaaattctttgtttccaagttattcaataaaaacaaaagatttttgaaagaatcGACCTTACTAGACAAAAGATCAAGCCACGCTGACACAAATAACtgtttgaaaaaagaattaacgtcttgttttcctgattttttttaaaattattttccttataACATTCCCAATCAATTATCTTGCTCTGTGATTTAATTTCACTGATTGAGATTGCTTTTATTGGGATTTAATGGTAAACAGATAAGATTTTGAGAATTCGTGTGACCTCCGCCATGTTGTTATCGCCATGATGACGAAATGGggctaaaaaaatttctcaaattcccTTTAGAATCATCATTATTTATGGTTCCATGCTTCATTTCTCTACGTTTTTGCAGAGAATGTAATGCTCAACCACTAAAAATAGCTCGGAATGATCGGAATGTTGACATTCCAATtggaatttcatgaaaaaatttaaatgtgacGTCAGTTGTGGACGccatgttttcttttaactaatttttgctttttttcctcgTCTGTAGATACCAAATCAGCCACAATGATCTCTGAACTTCTTCAGGAATTCTCATTCCAAGGGGGGCTCTACAATCAACGCATTGTGGAGCCCCGCAAGGCGATTGTGAGTGAGAAAACTCAAGGAATTAATGCAAATCACCAACTTATTGTACCCATTTGCCCCCGTACTGGACCACTCTATCGTCGTGCTCGTGTCAATTACTACCTGAGCGTCAGGGTTGTGATGATGTGTCGTAACTACGAACTCATCCTGCCCGTCACCATATCAGGCCCACTGAATGATATGAGTAGAAAATGGAAATCTCACTATTCCCACTCATCGGTATCTTCGGAAACGGATCTAACGACCGAGGAGACACTGAGGGATCAGCAACGTCGTGCAAATCATTTGCTGCGCTTCCTAAATCTCAGAGGGGAATTCACAACGTCCATTGATGCCCTAAATATCCCCGAAGCTGTACCCGAAGTCGATGAGGAGAGCGACGAAGTGGCCATGATGTTAGAAATTGAGGAGACACCCGATATCTTTGCCACAGCCATCATGGATAGTACTCACCTGGACAATCTGGAAGCCAAGGAGGAAGACAGCGAATGATTTTACCACCCAcattgcaaaaatgttttgtcCACTGCCTCCAAAAGGTATCTCTCAACTGaatttcttgtgattttctcattttttttatcatcacaCAGCTGAAGATTACGTACACACACGGggattaaaattgataaagagttcgtttaattttaagagctgatatttttcaaagaaaaaatccttatttTTGCAGTtggaacatttattttaataaaaacatacaaaatcgTTATAAAAGTTTGtggaaagttttaaaaataaaagttttttttcttatgggTCAAAATATGGGATGTatgggtcaaaattgttctgcgataaaGGAAGTTTTTATATGAACggtgaataaacttttttcttgaaCCAGTAGTTAAAGAGGAAAATACAGCTTTTCTTCCCGAGCTTCCGACTCTTCCCAAGCTGACCACCTGGTTAGAAAGATTCTAAGGTTTAGGTGgtttttaatcagaaaatggACTAGAAGGAACTTCCATCCGGTAGTGTTACTGGGCTAGGTATTAATTTAGTGGAAgaacaaacatttttcaaagctttcgacgATTTGAAGGACTTTCCACGAAAGTTGAtatattggtttgtccaatatttacacggatttctaacctaaaatattcacataaattcagtacaattttaattttctgtctcattcacccccattgaatgtaatggtagaaatgttaggttagaaatccggataaatattggacaacccaATAATTAAGAGTTAGCTTGCATTAGAgcttaatgcttttttttagttttttttcttgtgtgagCCTCGTTCAAAAGAGCCCGATTCTTCGCAGATTTTCAGCGAAGTTCGTCATAATCTTCCAAGTTTGTACGATGTGCTTCCATGGCTTCCGTCAGTATCCTCTTACTCCTCGGCAGGCCTTCAGGCGGTTCATGTTGAGCCACAACGTCTCTATATGAGACGGTGGGTTCCAGGACGGCATTTTCTACGAAAGCCGTGGCCTTCTCCCGGTATGTGTGGCTCATCCCCTTTGCGGTCTACTGTGATCCACGACTGCTGTTCTACATTTTTTCCGAAGAAATCtcgaagaaaaacaattttaaaggaGGAAAAACCtgttttttcacaatttccctCAAATTTCAACATTTACAACTTTTTACTGGATTACGTTGTAGATTATGTCTACAATTTCTGCTGCTTTCTGTATTGTTTTTACGGGAAATTCGTGTTTTTCATCTTTGCAAGTTCGACGCAGGTCACTAAATAAgatttcttgataaaaattgtTGCTCTCCCCTGCAAAATTGAACCACAAAAAACAACGAATTTTAGTTAATGGATTCACCGCCATGGGTGTTTATGGATAGTGATGGCGTTGCTTACGAATTAAAAGGTTAGTTTGAGGGTTTACCTCCAATGTTGCAGGTTATGCACCATTGAGTGATGCACAGCGCCCTCGCATTTTGTATGGGAATGGTGGCGACTTTTGGAAGCTCATGACATTCTGTCCAGGTCTCAAAACAAGATGTCCGCAAAAATCGCGTATTATTCTATccacataatttaattaaaaattacggattttaattgaaattagaGACATACGAAGGTGTGTAGTGTGTGCTAAAGTGTCCTGTGCATGTTCCAGATGGTGTGATGTGTGCCCCCGTGATAGGATAATGTGCCCCAAGGAGTTTGCCTCGCGCTCTGCCATTCAAGTGGAAGATGGTGCATCGTCACATTTTTGTGCGCTTCTGAGCCACAATCTGTGCATCTGAGACCCATTTGGGTTGCATTGGCGGATGCATTGGGTGCCACTGTGTGGATTAAGTGGTGCAGCAGGTGATTAAATGACCCCCAAATGGGGTAAAAGTCCCAAAGTGAAAATCaatgttgaaatttaatgGGCTCAGATAACTGTGCTTTTTGGCCACCATTTATTTCTCCTCTTCTCCACACAACCATTTCGGAGGTAGCGCCCTCTTGCACCTTGCCGACATTCTGGCCCCCGCACAGTCGGTCTCCCCATCGGCTGCACAAGGGGGTGCGGTTCCCTCAGGGGCTAATCCATAGCCCCATGCCATTGGCGCAATGGGGAAGCACCTAAACTTCCtggaaaatgcgaaaatttcTCCCTTTTCAGCCCCCCATTTCCCACATAGTATTAACTTGGGTCGTTTTCAAtgtgtgcgtgtgtgtgtgatgtTGTGTGTGGAATGAAAGACTCCGGGAAGCGTGTGAATGAGATGGAATGTGAGAAAGCAgagaatgagaaatttctcaaaaaatcccCTTTTTCGATGCGTGCAAAcgacaaaaatgcaaaaattccatttattaGCCCCCAAGGATTAGTTTTCATGCATTTCCACGCAGAAAAATGCAGTGAAATGTACCCAAAGGGTCATCTGAAAATCATCTTCCATCCCATTCACGctctatgtacatttttttctactctcATTTATATATAGTAAAAAATTACATAGAGGCGCCTACTATGTGTGTACAAAAGCTCAATGTACATCATATTCATCATCTCACACACACATGCTATCTCCCTCGCACTTGTGTGACAATAAATGGGTGGGTTTCCGTGCGAGAGTGAAATGGGTATATGTGTTGTTTTTCGTTCTGGATGGCAAAAAGGGGTGTGAGAAGTGGTGTCGCTACTATCTACGTGGAGTTGTGTGTGCAAAGGAGACAAAATGCGATGTTTGCCTCTCTCTGTCTAACATGCGCTACCCAAGCGCCGCCACGGGGGGATAGTGGCACAAAGGGGAtactaaagaattttcaacttcTCTCTTCCcaacaacattttattattattaataatatttattgaagattttttttcttaaacacaCGCACACACGCATGcaagaaagcaaaaagaagaagaaagaggCTCACACAGTTTGAGGAAGAGACAAAGGAAGGGAATAACAAGAGAGACGAAAGaaacgaagaaaaagagaaaaaaagacctctaaaatttcttgtacaagatttttttcaagcacCTTTTTTTGCCCACTTCTCACCATTCTTTggtcttttatttatttttttcttcttttttttgcacccagCGACGGCCAATTGATGTGTGGCggaggtagaaaaaaagaaggcaaAAAGATGTGGCTATTTTAGACAAGAAAAAAGGTGATTTTTATTGGCAATTCGCATGACAATTGCCTGTCACACATTGAGGGTGataaaaaaagccaaaaatacGACGCTAAaccacatttttctttcattttttattagttcttATTGAGGAAAAAGTCTTCCAAGCAAAATTCTTGTTTTCCCCCtcatggaaaatatataaaacccttaaaaaaacaagaaacctgttttctctttttgaggttatgttttggCTGTTTAGCACAAGGAGTGCCCCGTTTTAGCATACATATTTTCCTCCCAGAAGAGACCTAAAATCTCTCCATGGCTCGAAGGGATTACtaatttaacaagaaaatacCCTCCACAGACGTAGAGTACATGCAGCCCCCCCCCCTCATGCCTTAATCTTCTTCTATGTTGCCCATATCCAACGCCAatttgggtgaattttctcaaatggaGAATGGGGTGTTTTCTCTCCAACATATCGATTTGCTGCAGTGTCTATGCTTGGCAATTTGTAGTACTTTGGGGTGCCCCTCTTTCACCCTGAAATGTTGTTTATCTTCTCCGGAAATCAATAATACTTCCTTctctatattttctttgatttttttctttcctcacaATATTCACTCTCTGAAGAAAGTTTTCCGGTCATTTCTAAATGCCTATAAGTCACAGACATTGCAGGTTATTACTGGCTTtagatgtgtgtgtgtgtgtgcgtgggAAAAGAACATTAAACATGAAATTGAGATTCTTGCCAAAAAGGGTGGGTTCTTTCTTACTTCTGTGGTgtttgttgtttttattttttcaaaatttcaaaaataatcaaatgcacatgattttgatatttaaaaacaatcaaattgCTAATCTTAGTAACCTAACTTATAGTTTGGTAACTAAACTGTCGCCATTTTAACTATTATGGCGTCTTAACGGCAGTAAACAATATCGTATTACTTAGATTCTTGTTTTGCCTTAATAGAAAGATTAAGGCCTTAATCTCATGCCTTAATCTTCTTCTCTTGGTCCTTCTATGAGCATTTTAAGCTATTTTATATCGTTTCATGATGAATCTGACAGatattgaagatttattttttataatttgtttatATACAAGGATCTATGCGGCATTGTTAAGAACATTAAGACATCAGTATGTATAATTAATCAtcagtaatttaaaaaaaaaaactttgataaGAAGCTATTCTTAGTTCTAATTAGATTAGTgctttcttgaaaaaaaaaattgctaaagaaACTACTCAAAATCTCCTTATTATGCGTACATAAGTGCTGCATTAGTCCTTAATTTTATCCGtattaaaggaagaatttacgatacattttaaatctttgaaaaCTCCATTTCTCACAAAGTTTCTGTGCCTATTAATGATTTGTAATTATTGTCATAGGTCCTGAAGAAGACACAATTTAGATGAAAATGTCAACagagaaagaaataagaaagaaaaccaTTAAAAGCTTATTTTGTGATTCAATCCTAAATcctaaaatactttttaagtACCGAAAAGCCCTAAAAAATGGGAAGGAAAATATATCTAAATCCTTTTGACAAATCCAATAGATATTAAAATACAGCtgttcaaaagaaataattcaaaaactaGAATGTTTATTATCTGACTTCactttcttattattttaccTCTTATtaaaacactgaaaaaaaaaattacaatattcagttcatttttttgcattgttgacgttatatgaaaaattctcaatgacgTCTTTCTGTCACATCTCCAGGGAACTTGACCccaaacgaactttttttatgcttgaaaatgcaaaaaaaaaagaagttaaaaaacCCGTGTAGTCTTTCACAGCGAAAAGTGATgctttttttggtttttcctcCTCCGGAAATTCTCGATGAATttgcgtcttttttttttctcatttgacATACGCCATGTGTGTGCGCGTCtgcaaaattcttctcaatgtATTTGCCACATATCGTACGTTATTATATATGTAGTACagtgaagaaaatatcaatgGTGCTTTTCACTTGGGAGggggagagaaaataatacatatataagtaaaAACCCAAGAAGCTCTATAGTGGAGAAAATCCATCAACTTTTTGGTGAGGTCAACTTTAATATGGCGAGAAAATTGAGCGACTTTAATGTGTCGGATGGGAATGAGGAGCAGCAGGGTAGGGAAGGAGAGTTttggaagagagagagagagagagttcacggtgaaaatagagagaggagaaaaatttctctggcgcgtgagagaagaaaataaaacagaagaaaaaaaggtagaAAATTAGTAGGtaggaataaaaagaaaagaaaaaaaaacaagagaggaagtttggaaaaattattctcttactctcttatataatttttgtatatataggAATATATCTCCATCCCCTTTGGGTACTTTTAAGGGTGCATCAATGCCTCTCTGTCGtgcaatataattttataatatttgacAGACGACAGCCTTTTAACTCTCCTATAGGAATGATATGGTGTGCGTACGTGTGtatgggtgtgtgtgtgtgtttgtgtgaaagaagaggaaattgCCGTCAATGTATAAATAGCTCTCTACGGTTGAGACGCGAAAATGAGTGAGATAGAATGAATGAGTTATTGTAGTGCGTGAAAGGGAGATGGTGATGTTTTGTGTGTGACAACTAGTTGTCCCTTTTGTACCCTTATCCCGTTACGTGACACcaaatgaaacataaaattcactgTCATTTCCAACATGGTGTCTCTTGTCTTATTGCAACAtcatacaaaatatatttattttttccggTAACTTTTGCAACACATTGCAATGCCCTTTTGCCCCTGGGAGCATCCTAGGGGGGTTACCAAGGGAGTTGTATTGTGCACTTCTTGGGGATAAAAGGGTGAGGGGTTTATGGTGAAAATGGTGGCGAAAGGTGAGGTGATGACGCGTGATTTGTGCCTACTATGATTCTCATCGTTCTCATCAAAATGACCTGAAGATGAAAACACACATTTCTCCACTTTTTTTACCCGTTCCTGGGCATGGAAGTTGCAGGTGTTATTCCACGAAAGGCTCGTGACCTAAGGATGCAAAAGTGATGGGAATTGGTTGTGAGAGAtgtgtacagtacatatatgGCAAAATGGTGGATGTTGTAAATGAGTTGAgtgaattcttttatttttacttcttctttccCCTGTTTTCTTCACTTTATTCTCCATCTCTCACACACTCATCCACACACTATTTTCCCATATTTATCATGGCACTGTCTCACTTCCGGGTTCTCCATACTCTCACACAACATTGTGCCTCCCAGTGGAGCAGAGATGTGATTTTTCGAAGCCATATGGGAAGGTTTGCCTGTTCCACCCAAATGATTTCCAAACTTACAAAAAGCACAGCTAAATGGCATTAATATTTATGGAAATGATGATTGTGTATTGGCATGACTTTAGGATAAGATAATTAGCTTTAAGATTAGTTATAAGTTAGTTGTAAGTTAGCTGTAAGATTAGTTGTAAGTTAACTGTAAGATTAGAAGAATTGTATAAAATTAGTTGATAAGAATCTAGAACTGTAAGAATTTGGAATTGTAAAGTAGTTAAGTTTGCtgttaaaaatgtaaaagatcATTGACCTTGCACACATGTGAGGACATTCCACATTATGGAATAACCTGCATGAAAGCTCACCACTATT from Lutzomyia longipalpis isolate SR_M1_2022 chromosome 4, ASM2433408v1 encodes:
- the LOC129794726 gene encoding arrestin domain-containing protein 17-like, producing MQIKVDVDSPEGMYFAGDKISGVVSINVDIPETLKVITVSLRGVAKIAFREGIMVPFFLASNNVYYDQQTVISREIIVFANASMCQIMEKGSYTFSFSFLLPNSMVTSFSASHGHVTYHIEAVVRKRFFTQRIRRELRIYQFNEDTPQLSYRPLSVEKVILPRISCFFPLFFTRHDARARCQIHIPRISFYAGEVIQVNISLPDYQATNTKSATMISELLQEFSFQGGLYNQRIVEPRKAIVSEKTQGINANHQLIVPICPRTGPLYRRARVNYYLSVRVVMMCRNYELILPVTISGPLNDMSRKWKSHYSHSSVSSETDLTTEETLRDQQRRANHLLRFLNLRGEFTTSIDALNIPEAVPEVDEESDEVAMMLEIEETPDIFATAIMDSTHLDNLEAKEEDSE
- the LOC129795236 gene encoding chymotrypsin-C-like, giving the protein MIELLLCSTLVKTGLPESFIIGGNPAPDYETSVAAIVSFQEHQATFGFLFTGSLITNQHILTVAQAIQGYVNWHVGLGSVDRDAMQYFESSTVHIHDQYNPQFLQNNIGIIVLHEAIPPIVALPMTLPPEHPTLSPMYRYYGFGLTDPNDFGSAAYRLKYGFTSQVSLEECRNIFGSLLITNGTWCGQQFNTGLCHGDQGGPMIHFFDNHLVAIGSHWMDPCHGGFPDVFVNVSYYLSWIYQIINAPIPVEGL